The Thermomicrobiales bacterium genome contains a region encoding:
- the pruA gene encoding L-glutamate gamma-semialdehyde dehydrogenase, which produces MALRAPYHNEPYTDFSIEENRAAMNAALDEVKSQLGQRYPLIIGGERRETGEWITSTNPGAPSQVVGEVAKARPEDVEDAIEAATCAFNSWKKMSATGRASTLFKLAAILRRRKLELAAWMVYELDKPWDEAEGEVCEAIDFLEWYGRKAFELAQPVPLAHLAEEATEMVYVPLGVGVIIPPWNFPCAILTGMTMAPVAAGNTVILKPASNTPVTGYKMVEAMEEAGVPAGVINFLPGSGADIGDALVEHPKTRFVAFTGSKDVGVRIYENAAKVQPGQRWLKRVTAEMGGKDAIIVDADADLDAATAGIVTSAFGFSGQKCSACSRALIHQDVYDEMVERIVARTKEAVSVGPGVEGTATMGAVVDKRQYESILKYIEVGKQEGRLALGGEALDNDGYYIEPTIIADAAPDSRIACEEVFGPVLALVKVRDFDHALQVANDSEYGLTGSVYARSRATLEKAREEFEVGNLYLNRKSTGAMMGVHPFGGMKLSGTNTKGGGPDYLMAFVEAKSIGELL; this is translated from the coding sequence ATGGCACTCAGAGCTCCATATCATAACGAGCCCTATACCGACTTCTCGATCGAAGAGAATCGCGCGGCGATGAACGCAGCGCTGGATGAGGTCAAGAGCCAACTCGGGCAACGCTACCCGCTGATCATCGGTGGTGAGCGTCGCGAGACAGGCGAGTGGATCACCTCGACGAATCCGGGCGCACCCAGCCAGGTCGTCGGCGAGGTCGCCAAGGCGCGGCCCGAGGATGTTGAAGACGCCATCGAGGCGGCGACCTGCGCGTTCAACTCGTGGAAGAAGATGTCGGCAACCGGCCGCGCCAGCACGCTGTTCAAGCTGGCTGCGATCCTGCGCCGCCGCAAGCTGGAGCTGGCAGCCTGGATGGTCTACGAGCTGGACAAGCCGTGGGACGAGGCCGAGGGCGAAGTCTGCGAGGCGATCGACTTCCTGGAATGGTACGGGCGCAAGGCGTTCGAGCTCGCTCAGCCGGTGCCGCTCGCTCATCTGGCCGAGGAAGCGACCGAGATGGTCTACGTTCCGCTCGGCGTCGGCGTCATCATCCCGCCCTGGAACTTCCCCTGCGCGATCCTGACCGGCATGACAATGGCCCCGGTTGCGGCCGGCAACACCGTCATCCTCAAGCCGGCCAGCAACACGCCGGTCACCGGCTACAAGATGGTCGAAGCCATGGAGGAGGCCGGCGTACCAGCCGGTGTCATCAACTTCCTGCCCGGCAGTGGCGCGGACATCGGCGACGCGCTGGTCGAGCATCCGAAGACGCGCTTCGTCGCGTTCACCGGCTCGAAGGATGTCGGCGTGCGCATCTACGAAAACGCCGCCAAGGTGCAGCCCGGCCAGCGCTGGCTCAAGCGTGTCACCGCCGAGATGGGCGGCAAGGACGCGATCATCGTCGACGCCGACGCCGATCTCGACGCGGCAACGGCCGGAATCGTCACGTCGGCATTCGGCTTCAGCGGCCAGAAGTGTTCGGCCTGCTCGCGCGCCCTGATCCACCAGGATGTCTACGACGAGATGGTCGAGCGCATCGTCGCCCGCACGAAGGAAGCCGTCTCGGTCGGCCCCGGCGTCGAGGGCACCGCGACGATGGGTGCTGTCGTCGACAAGCGCCAGTACGAGTCGATCCTGAAGTACATCGAAGTCGGCAAGCAGGAGGGTCGCCTGGCCCTCGGTGGCGAGGCGCTGGACAACGACGGCTATTACATCGAACCAACGATCATCGCCGACGCCGCGCCGGACTCGCGCATCGCCTGCGAGGAGGTCTTCGGGCCGGTGCTGGCGCTGGTCAAGGTACGCGACTTCGACCACGCGCTGCAGGTTGCCAACGATTCCGAGTACGGGCTGACCGGTTCAGTCTACGCGCGCAGCCGCGCAACGCTGGAGAAGGCGCGTGAGGAGTTCGAGGTCGGCAACCTCTATCTGAACCGCAAGTCCACCGGCGCGATGATGGGCGTCCACCCGTTCGGCGGCATGAAGCTGAGCGGCACCAACACGAAGGGTGGCGGCCCGGACTATCTGATGGCATTCGTCGAGGCCAAGTCGATTGGGGAGCTGCTGTAA
- a CDS encoding proline dehydrogenase family protein yields MSTRVSSLVNPLFRKGILVATHNRFIARVVRRYGMQLGGSRFVAGEDFDAAVSVLRRLNEQGLRTNTTLLGEAVRDEREVAAVVAEYEAVLDRIAAEGLQTNIALKLTHLGLDLGEDVAFTNVERLVEHAATPGNFIRIDMEESARVDPTLRIYRRLREAGHENVGTVLQSALFRTPADLESLLPLKPNLRLVKGAYLEPATIAHQKKADVDAAYIQLAERMLTGNSFTAIATHDERIIDHVLAFAGQHGLTNEQYELQMLYGIRSQLQLDLVRRGQRVLVATPYGSEWYFYLMRRLAERPANVLFLLRGVLRR; encoded by the coding sequence ATGTCTACCCGCGTGTCATCACTGGTGAACCCGCTCTTCCGCAAGGGCATCCTCGTCGCGACGCATAACCGATTCATTGCCCGGGTCGTCCGACGCTACGGCATGCAGTTGGGTGGATCGCGATTCGTGGCCGGCGAGGATTTCGACGCGGCGGTGTCGGTCCTGCGGCGGCTCAACGAGCAGGGCTTGCGCACCAACACGACGCTGCTCGGCGAGGCCGTGCGTGATGAGCGCGAGGTCGCGGCGGTCGTGGCGGAGTACGAGGCGGTGCTCGATCGCATCGCCGCCGAAGGCCTGCAGACGAACATCGCACTGAAGCTCACGCACCTCGGTCTTGATCTCGGTGAGGACGTTGCCTTCACCAACGTCGAGCGGCTGGTCGAGCACGCCGCCACGCCAGGCAACTTCATTCGAATCGACATGGAGGAATCCGCGCGGGTCGACCCGACGCTCCGGATCTACCGTCGCCTGCGCGAGGCTGGCCACGAGAATGTCGGCACCGTCCTGCAATCGGCGCTATTCCGTACACCGGCCGATCTGGAGTCGCTGCTGCCGCTGAAGCCGAACCTGCGGCTGGTGAAGGGTGCCTACCTCGAACCAGCGACCATCGCGCACCAGAAGAAAGCCGACGTCGACGCGGCCTACATCCAGCTTGCCGAACGGATGCTGACAGGCAACAGCTTCACCGCGATCGCCACCCACGACGAGCGGATCATCGACCACGTCCTCGCCTTCGCCGGGCAGCATGGGTTAACGAACGAGCAGTACGAATTGCAGATGCTCTATGGCATCCGCAGCCAGCTCCAGCTGGACCTCGTCCGGCGCGGCCAGCGCGTGCTGGTGGCGACGCCGTATGGCTCAGAGTGGTACTTCTACCTGATGCGGCGTCTGGCCGAACGACCGGCAAACGTGCTGTTCCTGCTGCGTGGTGTGCTCCGGCGGTAG
- a CDS encoding class I SAM-dependent methyltransferase, with translation MCGVEGEYTLSECAHCGFLFLSPRPDAEEIKRHYPETYPFYNSFFDQSDYVKSIGMYEMSKRCEAVTTAVSDGRDILDIGCSVGDFLATMQSHGWQPSGVEPDAGAAAYAAERHGIDVFNGFVEEAPFAPASFDAVTMWEVLEHTPQPLDTLRHIHDLLRPGGAIVLSVPNGSSFQSRMFGTYWIGHDFPRHYSVFSPRHMRQALRSAGFVEPQVISQRGRLGAMHNEVACALGSIDLWLHEGDGDKGVRKIVNRTLVPAVSKPAGIVPIFLAALPASIAIRKLHRGSQMVAIAHKPAA, from the coding sequence ATGTGTGGCGTCGAAGGCGAATACACGCTCTCCGAATGCGCCCACTGCGGGTTCCTCTTCCTCTCTCCACGTCCCGATGCCGAGGAGATCAAGCGCCACTATCCAGAAACGTATCCCTTCTATAACTCATTCTTCGATCAATCGGACTATGTCAAATCCATCGGCATGTACGAGATGAGCAAGCGCTGCGAGGCGGTCACGACCGCTGTCAGTGACGGCCGCGACATCCTGGATATCGGCTGTTCCGTCGGCGATTTCCTGGCGACGATGCAGTCACATGGCTGGCAACCAAGCGGCGTCGAGCCGGACGCCGGTGCGGCAGCCTACGCTGCCGAGCGCCACGGGATCGACGTATTCAACGGCTTTGTCGAGGAAGCTCCGTTTGCGCCAGCGTCCTTCGATGCGGTGACGATGTGGGAGGTGCTGGAGCACACGCCGCAACCGCTCGATACACTGCGCCACATCCACGACCTGCTCAGGCCGGGCGGCGCGATCGTTCTGTCGGTACCAAACGGCAGCTCGTTCCAGTCGCGCATGTTCGGCACCTACTGGATCGGTCACGACTTTCCGCGGCACTACTCCGTATTCTCGCCACGTCACATGCGGCAGGCGCTACGCTCGGCCGGATTCGTCGAGCCGCAGGTCATCAGCCAGCGCGGTCGGCTCGGCGCGATGCACAACGAGGTCGCCTGCGCGCTCGGCAGCATCGACCTCTGGCTGCACGAAGGCGACGGCGACAAGGGTGTGCGGAAGATCGTGAATCGGACGCTGGTACCGGCCGTCAGCAAGCCAGCCGGGATCGTCCCGATCTTCCTCGCAGCCCTGCCGGCGTCAATCGCCATCCGCAAGCTGCATCGCGGCTCGCAGATGGTCGCAATCGCCCACAAACCTGCGGCCTGA